The sequence GTCGTTCCGCTGCACGCGGCAGATGGTCAGGAACGCGCCAAAGGAATAGAGGATGTCTTGCGGGAAGCTGCTCCTGGGGATCAGGCCACTGAACCAGTGGATGCTCCGCCAGTGGAAGTAGGGATCAGGGCCCTCAGGCTCAAAGTGATAGCAGCTGGTGATCTCCCCGAAGTACAGACCTGACTGCAGCTTGGAGGGCATCACGACCCAGTCGCCAGGTTGCATGTCATGGCCAAAGGCCCAGATCTGCGACGACCAGTTGATCAACGCTTTCTGCTTCTCATCCGGGTAGCGCTGAGCCAAGGCAGCGATCAGGGCCTGCCGGTCGCCCAGGCCGAGCAGATCCACGGTCAACTCCTCCCAGCAGACATAGATCCGGCTCTCGTCCAGAAACTTCTGCTCCTGCTCGCCATGGGAGCCGGCTCGGACCATCCAGAGGGTCATGGACTGTTGCCTGCAACCTTGAGCATGATCGAACCATTGGGTTGTGTCCATAACAACCCACCCACGAGTCCTCGATGGGTTTCCGCTTCCGCCGCTCTACCCGCCTGGGCCCCCTGCGCTTCAATTTCGGGAAGAGCGGCCTCAGCTCGATTTCGCTTGGGGGTCGGGGAGGGTCCTTCAACATCCCGGTGGCCAGGTCCGGTGGCCCCCGTACCACTGTGGGGCTGCCTGGCACCGGCCTGAGCTGGAGCATCGAGCACAGCGAGGAGCCCATCACCCGGCCAGCGGCGATCCCAGCTGGCCCCGCCGCAGGTCTGCCCAACAGCCGTCGCCTCAAGCCCGGTCAGCTCGATGCGCTCAAGCAGGGCTGCCTGACCATGCTGCGTGAGCAGCTTCTGCAGCGAGGCAGCAGCACCCAGCAGCTCTGGGAGCTCGGCCTGGTGAGCCGCCTGCTGGCGGATCCTGCAATCGGTGGTCGCACCACAGGCCTGCTGGCCGTGATCGAAACACCAGAAGCGATGCAGGCCTATCTGCTGCGGGCCCAGGGTCAGGACGATCTCAAGCGCCGGGCCCATCGCTGCATCGAGGCAGCCCAGGAAGCAGTCCGCCTGGCCCGGGGGCGGAGCTGGCTGAAGGCAAAGGCAGCAGAAGGGCTCAGCAGTTGAGCAGCTGCCGCAGGAATTGATCGGTCAAGGCCACAGCTGTGGCCCAGTTCTCGGCCTCGCTGAGGCCGGAGCTGAGGGTGGGCTTGAAGCTGTGGTCCCCACTGGGGATCCAGCGCAGCTGCACCTGCGGCGAGAGGTTGTAGGTCTCCACCTCCCCCCGCCGCCCGAAGCTGTCGCGCTCCCCCTGCAGGATCAAGGTTGGAGTGCGCAAGGCGGCCAGGTGCTCGGTGCGCAGCTTCAGCGGCTTGCCTGGAGGATGGAAGGGATAACCCAGGCAGAGACACCCGCGCACCCCATCGCTGGCGGCCAGCTCATCGACAAGCAGGCTGGCCACCCGACCACCCATCGACTTGCCAGCGATGAAAAGCGGTCGCCCTGGGCTGTCGCGCCTCACCAGATGCACCTGTTGGCGGAAAGCTTCCTGCAACACCGGCATCCGATCAGGACCCTGGCGGCGGCCAGTGTCTCGCATCCGGGCCATGGAGGCGAACTCGAAACGGATCACCCGCCAGCCCGACTCGGCCAGTCCGCTGGCGATGGCCGCCATGAACGGGCTGTCCATCGGCGCTCCAGCCCCATGGGCCAGCAGCACGGTGGCCGGCGCGGCGTCGGGACCGTCGATCAAGCGCGGGGCGGTGGTGGTGGCCTCAGCCGTCATGGCCCGATCCTGACCGAGGTCGAACGGGTGGGATGGGATCAAACGGGGCGGTTCAGGCGTTGCAGCCACAGCTCGCTCACCGAGGCGATCGCCTCGAAGTCGGCATCGAAGCTCACCAAAACCGCGTTGTGGTGCAGGGCCACGGCGGCCACCAGCAGATCGAGGCTCAGCACCGTGCGGCGGAGCGCAGCAGCTCGAAGCGCACCGGTTCGGCCAGATGGGCCTCGGGGTCCAGCACGAAGGGTGCGATGAACTGCTTCAGCGAGGCCGGGCTGCGGGCCCGGGTGAAGTCGATCCAGAGGCTGGTGTCGAGCAGCAAGGTCATGAAGCGAACTCCTGGGCCTGCTGGCGCTCACGCTCCTGGTCGGCCTCGTAGCTCTCCAGCTCCACGCCCCATTCGCCGCTGAGGAAGCGCTGGGCGATCTGGGCGCGGCGGCGCTGCTGCAGGGCCTCCTCCATCAGGCGGCGGATGGCAGGGCCCTTCTTGCGCTCACCCGTGAGATCCAGGATTTCAGCCATCTCCTTTTCGCTTAGTTCGACAGTCACTTTCATGGTTTAAAGGCTGCCCCCTCAGACTTTGAGCCAGCAGTTCGTCGAGGCGCATAGCAGCCCAGAGGCCACGGGCAGCCTAAGAGAAGCGGCTCTGCTCGGCTTGCTTCCCCGGTCGTGTTCACCGCTGGACTCGTCCCGAAGCAGAAGCCAAGGGCTAGGGCCGGTTGCAAGGTCTCGGCTCGCGCTGCCCTGAGCAAGGAGAGGCCATGACCACGACCCTGGAGAGACCAACCGCGTTGAAGTGCGCCTGCGCCAAGGGGCACACCAATGGTGAACCCTGCCACGCCGGCTGCGGCTGCGAATGCCATGGCTGCCGCTGTGGCAGCAGCCAGCGCTCCGCGTTGCAGATCAACGCACCGGCCTCGCCCGCGCGCGGTGCTCCTGCGGGCTGATGCCGCGCACCCGCTTGAACGCCGTGCTGAGCGCGAAAGGCGTGCTGTAGCCGAGCGCGTGGGCCACCGTGCCGACGCTCGCCTCCGGATCGCAGAGCATGTCGGCGGCGAGGGCGAGTCGCCAGCTGGTCAGGAACTTCATCGGAGACTCCCCGACAACGTCCTGGAACCGCCGTGAAAGCGCGGCGCGCGAGGCGCCGACCTCCCGCGAGAGCTTCGCCAGCGTCCAGGGACACGCCGGGTCGTCGTGCATCGCCTGCAGCGCACGACTCACCACCGGGTCGCTCTGCGCCCGGTACCAGGTCGGGCTGTGGGCGTCGGGTCGCGTGAACCAGGCGCGCAGGATCGCGATCAGCAGGAGGTCGATCAGACGGTCCAGCACGGCGGCCTGGCCAGGACCCTCCTTGGCCATCTCGTCGCACAGCAGGGCGATGAGCGGCGAATTCCACGTGTCGTTCGACAGCGACAGAAGCGGCGGCAGGGCGCGCAGCAGGCGGTCGCTGATGTCGCTGGTCGACTCGTAGGCGCCGACGAGCATCAGCGTCGAACCGTTCGGGTCGTTGCCCCAGGTCCGGGCGCCGTGCATCAGCTCAGCCTCGATCGACTCGCCGTCGCGGTTGCAGCAACGCTGGCCGGGGTGGATCACAATCTCGGGCACCGTCGCCGGATCGTCCGCAACGTTGTAGTGAGCCGGTGCGCGGGTCACGGCGACATCACCGGCGTCAAGGCGCACCGGCTGGCCGTCGTCGGGGACGACCCAAGCGTGTCCGCGCACGATCGCCAGCACCGTGATGGGGGACTCGGCGAGGATCCGCAGCGACCACGGCGGCGTCATCACGGTGCGGAGCGAGAAGGCGCCCCGCGCGCGCGGACCGTCGAGCAGACCTGCGAATGGATCCATGGCCGGCACGGTATTGGCTGGACGCTCGGATATGGAACTGAGCATCTCGGCGATGGCCCAGGCGGCGCTCCCCGCAGAGGATTCAGAGGCGCCCTCAACAGGCTCGGCAGGCCGGGCTGGGGGTGAGACCCACGACCACCCCATCCACCTCATGCAGAACACAAACTTCAACGGCACGACCCTGGTGATCGGAGCGAGCGGCAAGACCGGCCGTCGCGTCACGGACCGCCTCATCGCAGAAGGACGGCGGGTCCGGCCCGTCTCCCGCTCCACGCAGCTGCGCTTCGACTGGCAGGACGACAGCAGCTGGGCCCCAGCCCTCGACGGCGTCGAGGCCGCCTACATCACCTACTTTCCCGACCTGGCGCTGCCCGGGGCGGCCGAGACCGTCGATGCGTTTGCGCGCCTTGCCGTCGCGCGCGGCGTCCGGCGCCTCGTTCTGCTCTCCGGCCGCGGCGAGGCGGGTGCCCAGCGGGCCGAGCGCTACCTGCAGAACTCCGGCGCCGATTGGACGATCGTCCGCTGCGCCTTCTTCAACCAGAACTTCGACGAGAATTTCGTCGACTCCGTGCGGCACGGGATCGTTGGGATGCCGGCGGGCGACACCGCCGAGCCATTCGTCGACGCCGACGACATCGCCGACGTCGTCGTCGCGGCGCTCACCGATGACCGCCACATCGGCGAGCTCTACGAGCTGACGGGCCCGCGCCTGCTCACCATCGCCGAAGCCGCCCACGCGCTCGGTGTCGCCATCGGCCGCGAGGTGCGCTACATCCCGCTGACCGCCGAGCAGTTCGGCGCCGAGCTGGGCGCGCACGGGATGCCGGAAGCGGACGCCACGCACCTCGCCGAGCTGCTCAGCGAGGTGCTCGACGGCCGCAGTTCCCACCTCGGCGATGGCGTGCAGCGGGCGCTGGGACGCCCGGCCCGCGACTTCGCCGACTACGCGAGGGACACCGCCGCGACGGGCGCGTGGAACCCTGAGGCCGTGGCGGCGTGACAGCGCTGTTCGCGCTGCTGCTGTTCGGCAGCGGTGCCGCCTTCCTGGCGTAGCTGAGGATCCCGAGCTGCTTGACCACAAGGATGCGGAGGCCGGAGTTCAGCAGGATCTGACTCTTCGTGCCACCACCCAGGTGTCGCGGGGAGTGCCCTCGGGCCAGTGGGAGTGATCGATGCTGACGCGTTTGCCGCAGACGTGACACAGACGGCGGCACTGGCCTTCACCACAGCAGAGCACCCCCCTTGAAACGGAACACCGTTTCGGGGAGCTGGTTACTGACCCCCCGCCAGCGCGTCAATGCGCTGGGCGAGCTGCAGGTCGAGGTTCGAGAGGCCGCCGGTGTCATGGGTGGTGAGATCCACCGTGACCCGGTTCCAGACGTTGCTCCACTCGGGGTGGTGACCCATGGACTCCGCCACCAGGGCCACCTGGGCCATGAAGCCGAAGGCGGCCACGAAGTCTGTGAAGCGGAATTCGCGGTGCAGCTTGCCGTTCACCAGGCTCCAGGCCGGCAGGGTGCTGGCGAGATCGGCAGTCTGCTGGGGGGTGAGGGGAATGGCGGCCACGGCTCAGTCACAGAACTGAGGCCATGTTGGCGCAGGCTCAGGCGCTGGGGCCGAACAGGATCGGACGCCGGGTGGGAACGGCGTCTTCGGCATCGCTCCAGTGGATGCGGCAGCTGATGCTTCGCTGGCCCTCCTCGCCGGAGCGCCAGAAGTGCATCCCGGTGACGATCGAATCGGCGGGCCTCAGCATCTGGGCACGGTTGCAGGCGTCCACCTCAGAGATCGAAGAGGTGTAGGTCTCGCTGCCCCTCAGCGGTTGGGCGATCGGCTCGGCGACGGCCTCCGGGGCGGTGCTGGGCTCAGCCTCGGCCGGCTGGGCCCTGAGGGGAGCGCCGGCCAGGCCCCAGCAGCACAGCACGGACATCAGGGAAGAGGACAGGAGGGAGCGGATCATGGACCGAAGCGGCGGCAGGCCTGGGTGGGCTGGGGGCAACGTAGGTCCAATGGCCGGCAGGACAACGCCAAACCTGGAACCCAGGCACCTTCAGGCCCCGATCAGATGCAGGCTCAGCCGCCGCCGCTGCCCGGCCCGTCGGTGCTCCCAGAGGTACACGGCCTGCCAGGTGCCGAGCAGCAGGCGCCCCTGCTGGAAGGTGAGGCTGAGGCTCGTGGCGGTGAGGGCCGTGCGGATGTGGGAGGGCATGTCGTCGGGCCCCTCGTCGTTGTGGCGGTAGGGCTGCCAACCGCTCTGGCCGGGCAGAGGGGCCACGCCCGCCTCCGGTGCCAGGGCGGCAAAGGCCGCCGTGAGGTCGTGCAGCACCCGGGGATCGGCGTTCTCATTGATGGTGAGCGAGGCACTCGTGTGCTGGCACACCAGGGTGGCGGTGCCCAGCTGCAGACCGCTGGCGGCGATCTCGCGGTTGAGGCTGCCGGTGAGGTC is a genomic window of Cyanobium sp. NS01 containing:
- a CDS encoding AraC family transcriptional regulator; this translates as MDPFAGLLDGPRARGAFSLRTVMTPPWSLRILAESPITVLAIVRGHAWVVPDDGQPVRLDAGDVAVTRAPAHYNVADDPATVPEIVIHPGQRCCNRDGESIEAELMHGARTWGNDPNGSTLMLVGAYESTSDISDRLLRALPPLLSLSNDTWNSPLIALLCDEMAKEGPGQAAVLDRLIDLLLIAILRAWFTRPDAHSPTWYRAQSDPVVSRALQAMHDDPACPWTLAKLSREVGASRAALSRRFQDVVGESPMKFLTSWRLALAADMLCDPEASVGTVAHALGYSTPFALSTAFKRVRGISPQEHRARARPVR
- a CDS encoding NAD(P)H-binding protein yields the protein MAGTVLAGRSDMELSISAMAQAALPAEDSEAPSTGSAGRAGGETHDHPIHLMQNTNFNGTTLVIGASGKTGRRVTDRLIAEGRRVRPVSRSTQLRFDWQDDSSWAPALDGVEAAYITYFPDLALPGAAETVDAFARLAVARGVRRLVLLSGRGEAGAQRAERYLQNSGADWTIVRCAFFNQNFDENFVDSVRHGIVGMPAGDTAEPFVDADDIADVVVAALTDDRHIGELYELTGPRLLTIAEAAHALGVAIGREVRYIPLTAEQFGAELGAHGMPEADATHLAELLSEVLDGRSSHLGDGVQRALGRPARDFADYARDTAATGAWNPEAVAA
- a CDS encoding DUF4236 domain-containing protein — translated: MGFRFRRSTRLGPLRFNFGKSGLSSISLGGRGGSFNIPVARSGGPRTTVGLPGTGLSWSIEHSEEPITRPAAIPAGPAAGLPNSRRLKPGQLDALKQGCLTMLREQLLQRGSSTQQLWELGLVSRLLADPAIGGRTTGLLAVIETPEAMQAYLLRAQGQDDLKRRAHRCIEAAQEAVRLARGRSWLKAKAAEGLSS
- a CDS encoding 4a-hydroxytetrahydrobiopterin dehydratase — protein: MAAIPLTPQQTADLASTLPAWSLVNGKLHREFRFTDFVAAFGFMAQVALVAESMGHHPEWSNVWNRVTVDLTTHDTGGLSNLDLQLAQRIDALAGGQ
- a CDS encoding PIN domain-containing protein, with amino-acid sequence MLSLDLLVAAVALHHNAVLVSFDADFEAIASVSELWLQRLNRPV
- a CDS encoding alpha/beta family hydrolase, producing the protein MTAEATTTAPRLIDGPDAAPATVLLAHGAGAPMDSPFMAAIASGLAESGWRVIRFEFASMARMRDTGRRQGPDRMPVLQEAFRQQVHLVRRDSPGRPLFIAGKSMGGRVASLLVDELAASDGVRGCLCLGYPFHPPGKPLKLRTEHLAALRTPTLILQGERDSFGRRGEVETYNLSPQVQLRWIPSGDHSFKPTLSSGLSEAENWATAVALTDQFLRQLLNC
- a CDS encoding secondary thiamine-phosphate synthase enzyme YjbQ, which codes for MLSQSLQVLEVDTAGAGFTDLTGSLNREIAASGLQLGTATLVCQHTSASLTINENADPRVLHDLTAAFAALAPEAGVAPLPGQSGWQPYRHNDEGPDDMPSHIRTALTATSLSLTFQQGRLLLGTWQAVYLWEHRRAGQRRRLSLHLIGA